In Ornithodoros turicata isolate Travis chromosome 1, ASM3712646v1, whole genome shotgun sequence, the DNA window CACAAAGAGTTTACTGTGCACTATACATATTCGCAGTCACCGGAACCTCAACCCTTGCACGAGTATATTCACGGTGCGTGTACCTGTGATCGTCGGCATATCATTTCAGGCAAGTGGACAATTTATCGTTGCACTTCATCCTATTCGAACATATGCGTCAAACTGTATCACTCGACGTTGATAATATAGCCAGTGTGAAACAGACGGCTGTGCTCCAGGGTAGACGGCCTGACCCGTATTTTGCATACGAGATAAGAACACGAAGCAACTTATCTGTCTGGCTTTATTACCAGCAAAACCCGCGCACAAAAGCGGCACTGGACATGCAAAAAGATGTACGCGCGTCTTGCAACATGGATATTTCGCTGCTATAAAGCGAGTGCTGTCAGGTAACTTTTCCTTTGCTAAATACGATGGTCATTTACGCGAGAAATTGGAGAAGGTACGAAATTCGAACAACTATACCAATTTGGGCGGTTGCTTTGACCTTCGATGGGATTCGGGAATGTCAAACAAAATATTTACGTATGCAGTATTGACGAATTAGTAACCCTGTTGCTCGTGAAAGTATAAGAAAGCTACGCGACAGCCCTAAAAAAGCCCACGCGTGTGTTTGAAACGTAGCCGGTGCATAATaccaataaaaagaaaaggaataaaCTTGTAATGAGAGATCGACATTGTAGGAAAACGGCAAAAATCGCTGACAAACTTATTAACTCATAAGCAGCATTTGTAATTATCATTCTTCATGGTTTCGCAAATACGCGCAAATTGTTCACTATATTAAGCAGAGCGCAGGCTAACTACGTTGTGTGCATATATTcccccctcccttttttttctttttcctacGAGTGTAAACGAACGAGACGAAAGACGGCTACCAGATTGCCACCCATCTCGCTTTAGAAATCTATCGGAGCATAAAATTCGCGCACATTTTCAGGCACCCGTCTAGAGAAATACGAAACAGAAAGGCTCACCTACGGGTGTCGTGGCCCGGGCGCCGTGAAACTTCAGCTCGGGACGCATCGAAGTTGCCGGGAGAGGGGGCGCCGGCCTCCCAATGCTATGTGACGTCACACAGAGAGCGGCGCGCTATTGGCAGAAAGTGCGGCGGCGCGCGCGGTCATAAATATGTGGTTGAAGTCGCTGGGGTCTGAGCGGCGCTCTCCCGAGAGCCAAGTTGGCAGCGCAGCGGTGGAGTTCTCCCGACGGCGGTGCTCGCACTCTATCTTAGAACCAGGGGTCCAGCGCCTGGGCCACCACGCCACGAGCGTGGCACTGTACGCAGGCGAAGTAGCGCCAGGCGACGCCGCGGTGGCCGCCTGGCTCGCTGGCGCACCCCCGGAGCCTCCTTCGTACTTTTCAAATCCTGCCGTTGCCGCACCTGTGGATGCGACCCCGTCGCCTTCTGCATCATCTCTGAGCTCATCTCTCGATGACGACGCTATGGCTGCAGATGAGTACAGCTTCGACTTAGACAACCTCGAGGAGGTAGTAAAACAAGAAATGGGAGTCAAGTACCAGGCTCTGCAGCCCGAGCTGGCATTGCCGGAGCATCTGCAACACCAGCAGCAACATCGTCCACGACCAATGGTAGGAAGTACACCTGGAACACCACCCGACACACCTCCAGGTTCGACGGCATCTCCAGAATTCGGAAACTGTATGCCAGACGACAGCATGATGTGGCTTTCGCAGCAGGGTGTGCGGTACCAGGAGCCGCTCGATCTGCGTCCACAAAATGACCTCGAGTGGATTCAACTTCGCCGCGACTACGAACTGCACCAACAGCAACAAAACCACCATCAACAACAGCGGCCACCGTTGTCCTCCGTGGCCCCACAGCTCCCGGTGCGGGACATCCTAGACGATGAGCAGCTCATCTCCCTGTCTGTGCGCGAACTCAACAAGCGGCTCCACGGGTTCCCCCGCGAAGAAGTGGTTCGGCTCAAGCAGAAGCGGCGGACGCTCAAGAACCGCGGCTACGCGCAGAATTGCCGTACAAAGCGCCTGGCGCAGAGGCACGAGCTCGAGAGCAGGAACCGTATCCTGCAGGCTGAAGTCAGCCGTCTGCGTCAGGAGCTGGAGCGGACCTGCCAAGAGCGGGACTTCTACAAGCAGCAGCTAGGCGCTGCGCAGAGCCGCGTCCGGGCAGCTCAGCTGCAACAACAACAccagcaacaacagcagcagcagcagcagagctcgCTCTCTACCGTAGCTTCCACGAGCAGTCCTGGTTCTCCCGACTTTCTCATGTGACCCCGACGCCAAGCGTGCCAGGACCGTGGACGGACCGCCCGCTGGGGATCGTTCTTGACAAATGACACCCGAACGCACACTAGCCGAACATACACTGCAGGAGGCTCATCGAACTCAACGCTCCCAGCGTGCAAGTACCCCTAAACGCGAAAGGTAAAAGGACTGTGCCAGAATGAAACGGTGACGGGACACAAAAAGTGACCAGAAACGTTTTCAATGACTATCCCAAGCGAATATTTGACTGACAACAGGTGAAGGCCGTCAATCGAACAGCATTCTTGAGAGACAGTCCGGGGAAACTttctggtgaatggtgttctgATGTCTATCGTTTCTCTGTTTTCCTATCTGCGTGAGACACCATCCAAGCTCCCTGTCATCACATTCTCTCTTCGGAAGTATATCCTCGTCTTTCAGCATTGCCGTCTTCGTCATGTTCACTGCTCAAGGCTAAAAGAGGAAGAAAATTCGCCTTTCATATTCATCCCCAAGACCAACAGTAGAGGCCCTGGACAGCGGTGAAACGACAGCCGGGGCACTTGAAAATTTTGGACAATGCTTTACGGTATGGGCAAACAGGTATTGAAGCTTCGGGAATGCTGAACGGTTTTATATTTTGTGCCGGTTTTCTCATGCCAGACCAAGAGCCTATGATCTGAGCGTGATGTATAAGCACGTGCCTACAGAGTACGGCAATCATTACCGTCAGTCCTGGTAGTGACAATGTGCTTATTGTGGGCGCGTGTTTATAACTGCGGATGGATCACAAACTTTCCGTCATTCTGTATGCGAACATGTTGAAACGTTATGGGGGTCATTGTGGATGCAGAGACAGTGAGATGAGAAATTATTTGTTGTACATAGCACGCTGTATATAAAAGTCGCGTTGACGAGTGAATCGTACTAACGTGAAACGCGACCAAGTTCCTTCGGTTGATGGGGAACCATACCTTTCCTAAATGCTTCATTCGCATTCGCAAGTAAGATAATGTCAGTTGTGGTTTTTGGCTTATGAAGGCTTTCAGAGTGTTTTCGATCCCGGTTATAGTTCCTAGGTGGAAAACACTTGCTATCGCCACCACGCATTATGAGGTAATGGTTGCGAGTGCTTATTCATGGAATTGCTCATTTTTCACAACGGAGGCAGTGTATTCTGATACTACGTTCAGATTATAGTTAGCGTGGCATCACAATGGACCAGCAAGTTATGACGTGGTTATGGCTGATAATTAAAATTAGACCCGAAGTTTCACACCCAAATGTACAAAACTCGGAGCAACTAGCAGTTGAGTGAATGGCAGATGGAATCGCGATTCTGATGGTGGTTATACCAGGTGCAAATACGCTCTGAATTTAATGCTATAAGCTATGGCTTTAAGCCGACGTAGCTAGTCTCTTAAGTGATAAATTTGAACAGAGCTTATGCCTGGCAAAATCAAATATACTTCTCTTTGGTCGCCTAGGCAACCAAGAAACATTGTCACTTTTTCATCCCCTCTTCTTGATTTAAGAGCTCTTAAAGGAACCAGTAATAGGATGCCGCTATTTCTATGTACATATTTAGAATTGTTCCTTCTGTTGTGACATAACTTCACGGCACTGTGAAGTCATACCGGTGTGCGGCACAGTCCACTTCAGTCCGTACTTGCAGCTGATGTATGATCCGTTTTGAGGAGCGTTAGTACAAAAATTGTGTCAACTTTAGTTTGTGATAATGTATAGTTTAACTTATTTGTCCTATATAGTGAAAAGACATAAGCCTGACCTCCCTTCGTCGAACCGAGCGGGTGGAACGCATTCACTCACTTAAAGCGATACCGGTTTTAACGAAGTGCAACTTCCGCCACAGTAGAAGATTCGTGATAGAAAAATGATCTCCATGACTATTGCTCTGATAGCATATACTTTCGCGAAAGAAATCGAGACACAATAACAAGTGATTGATAGTGCCATTTTATTCATCAAATAGAATCAACCTCATATGCAGTCTCAAAAAGGAAATAATCGTCATAGGCTTATAGTGTTTATCACCAGTTCTGTTACGTAACGATCAACACCTTACAGACAGCTGTTGCTATTGGTCACCTGACGTCTTCTTCTTTGTAGACCAGAAAATAGTCGTGACGCTATTGTCAAAGCGAATTCTTCATCGTAAGCTGCTATAAATTCCAAGCCGCATATTATTTCCCAATACTGCTAGAGATATGCATGAAGCTACGCGTACTCTATAGTGGGCACATTTGAAATGCCAGTGATAATTTTTTATGCTGTGATAACAATACACATTAATGCATGTAAATCAAGTGTTATATGTTATGGTTTGTTACATGTGTTTGTCAAGTACCGTTTTTTATTAGTTTTAGAGCGTCTAAAATATGATTTCGCCTTTGTTCTTCGTTCCGCGAATAAATTTATCTGCACCAATTTCCACAGAGTGTGGGGCAATCCCAATATTTGTGTTCGTTGCCAATGTCCGGTACGGCGCCTCATGCTGCCATATAAAGTTGTTGATATTCAGGCCGAAGGGACTGTGCCGATGTAAATCAAAAGGCAATAAATGCGTACGTAACCATTTGTTGTTGCCATTGCTGTGAAACTGTGTTACTGAAAAGGAGTTTCGGCTGCATAAAAAGCAGGGATCTCGAAATGAACACAATGTTGCGGTCAACGAACATTCCTCGAGCACACAGCGAGTAATGATAATGCGGATCGTTTAGGTCCACGAAGCGGTGCCTTGAAAGACCAACGAACGAAAGGGCACAGAGAGCGAAAGAGGAAGCCACGCCACACTCTGCTAACAATGCCTCCAGTGGGTTCTCTGTGTAATTTGCCAATTATACCTGCTTCTCAGCACTTCATGTTTACGAACTCCACTAGCTCAGATCCCGATTTCCATGGAATCCTTCATGCCTTGCCACCCGTGATTACCGAATATCCCGTTAAATGCTCGTCTCATGCACTAATATAAAACTTCTAATTCCTGTAACTGTCGGATaatgcgtgttttctttttcacatgaaaacagaacttcaccacatagcacgttgggcgccaaccattgccagaaATGATAGGTTTatcgaagagagaaggggcgtacgcctttgtgtggcaatttggatatatgaaaattgccacaaataGGCGTACgaccccctctgtcttccattcacaagcgataaccctatcttCCGTGGCAATGGTCGGCGCacagggtgctatgcggtgaagttctgtgtttagaTTGCACGACGGTGCTATGCTCCTTATTTTTTAATCGACTACGTAAAATAGATTCTAAATTGAAACTAAAACTTCATTTAGAATAAGTTTAGTTTTCGAAACTATATCTGTTAGCATTTTTTAAAATACAAGAAATTatacactccaaaaacag includes these proteins:
- the LOC135377975 gene encoding transcription factor MafA-like encodes the protein MWLKSLGSERRSPESQVGSAAVEFSRRRCSHSILEPGVQRLGHHATSVALYAGEVAPGDAAVAAWLAGAPPEPPSYFSNPAVAAPVDATPSPSASSLSSSLDDDAMAADEYSFDLDNLEEVVKQEMGVKYQALQPELALPEHLQHQQQHRPRPMVGSTPGTPPDTPPGSTASPEFGNCMPDDSMMWLSQQGVRYQEPLDLRPQNDLEWIQLRRDYELHQQQQNHHQQQRPPLSSVAPQLPVRDILDDEQLISLSVRELNKRLHGFPREEVVRLKQKRRTLKNRGYAQNCRTKRLAQRHELESRNRILQAEVSRLRQELERTCQERDFYKQQLGAAQSRVRAAQLQQQHQQQQQQQQQSSLSTVASTSSPGSPDFLM